The DNA region TGAATTACCGCGTGGACGCGCAGCTCTATTTGCAGGTCCCGATCCTACGGTGGTGGTATCGTCCGCCATTACGGCAGTAAAAGCCTACATCAATGATAACCGCCGCCTCGGGCGCAGTGTCACCCTGTCCGGGTTATATGCAGCGCTGCATGTGGGCGGTGTGCAGCGGGTTGAGCTGCGGTCACCCACCGCGGATGTGCATTGTAGTATCAACCAGGCCGCCTTCTGTGACGACATTCAGGTGGTCTATGGAGGTATCGCGCAATGAGTCATTCGCTATTACCGCCCAATGCCACTGCGCTTGAGCGCCATCTGGAAACCGTGTTGCTGCGCGCCACCGAACTGCCAACCCCGCTGCGGGAGATATGGAACCCCGACACCTGCCCGGTAGCCTTGCTGCCCTGGCTGGCCTGGTCTCTTGGGGTGACCACCTGGAAGTCCTACTGGCCGGAGTCCGTGCGCCGCAGCATCCTGCGCAGTGCTATTGAAACCAAACGCCGACAGGGCACTGCCCAATCAGTGCGTACCGTGGTGGAGTCCTTTGGTGCCGCCCTGGCACTGCGGGAAAGCCGTGAAGGCGCGCCCCATCACTTTGATATCACCATTAACGCCCCAGAAATGGACGGCGCCAGTATTACTGCCCAGTTTCAGCAGGACATCATTGATGAAGTGACGCGGGTGAAACCGGCGCGCTCATACATGACGGTCCAGGCTTCATTGACTGCCGACACCCGTTTATCGCTGGCCGGCGCGGTGCGCGCCGCCAATTACACCCGCTTGGAGTTAGCTGTATGAACCTCACCATCACCGCGGCGGGCCGCGCCGCCCTTATCAACGCCCAGAATACCGGCACCAACGCCATCACCATTACCGCGATTAGTCTGAGTGAAACCGCCTTTGACGCCACCCCCGACGTCACAACGCTGCCAAAGGAGATCAAAC from Shewanella dokdonensis includes:
- a CDS encoding phage tail protein I; the encoded protein is MSHSLLPPNATALERHLETVLLRATELPTPLREIWNPDTCPVALLPWLAWSLGVTTWKSYWPESVRRSILRSAIETKRRQGTAQSVRTVVESFGAALALRESREGAPHHFDITINAPEMDGASITAQFQQDIIDEVTRVKPARSYMTVQASLTADTRLSLAGAVRAANYTRLELAV